Within Conexibacter woesei DSM 14684, the genomic segment AGGGCACCGCCCCGCGCAGATCGAGCGGGTCGAGCGGCTCCTCCAGCGACGGCGCGGCCTACTCGGGCGCGACGACGTAGCGACGCCGGGGAGGAGTGTCGGATCGACCACCGTTAGCGTGGCCGATCCGGCACTCCTCGTGCGGAGCGGGACGGGCGGCTCGCGGCGCGGCGGGCTACGGCAGGTCGAGCTCGCCGTCGGCGACGTCGCGCGCGACGTCCACGACGCGGCGGCGGGCGGCACGGGCGTGCGTGCGCAGGCGCTCGAACGCGGCCGCCTGGTCGACGTCGTGCCGCTCCATCAGGATCCCCTTCGCGCGCTCGATCACGGCACGCCGCTCGAGCGCGCCCTCCAGCTGGTCGACCTTCGTCTCCAGCCGCGTCAGCTCGGCGTGGCGCCGCAGCGCCAGCTCGATCGCGCTCTGGATCGCATCCGGCGTCGCCGGCTGCGTGTACGCAGCGATGCCGCGATCGGCAGCGCGGGCGACGAAGTCCGGGTCGTCTCTCAGCGTCAGCGCGACGACAGGCCCGCTGGCAGAGGCGCCGAGCTCCTCGATCAGCGCGAGCGCGTGGTCGTCGTCCTCGTGCAGGACGACGATCGAGACGTCGGGGTCGTCGCTGAGGACCTTCTCCGCCACTTCCGCGACGCTGATCGCGTACGCCGTGACGCGATGGCCCAGCTCGCGCAACAGGGCGCCCAGCCGCTCGAGCGCCTCGTGATCCTCGTCGGCGGCGAGAATGCTGAGTCCGTCGGTCGTCATTCGCCCCCCGCAGCGTTGCGACTGCCGCTACTCTTTACGTTCATATACCGGCGAAGGTGGTCGGGTTCACCGCAGCGCCCCAGACCCCCGGCGCTCAGAGCAGCAGCCGGAGGGCACGCGCAACGGTGGTTTGCAATGACGAAGAACGAGGGCGCAACCTTGTGCATGGGCGCCCGGCAGACTATCCGCGCAGCGGACACGACGCGCGAAAGGCGATGGTCGAGCAGCACCTCGGGCTCGCCCACCACCTCGCCCGCCGCTACAGCGATCGCGGCGAGCCGCTCGACGACCTCGTCCAGGTCGCCTCGCTCGGCCTGCTGAAAGCGGTCGACCGCTTCGACCCCGCGCGGGGCGTCAGCTTCGCCTCCTACGCCGTGCCGACGATCCTCGGCGAGCTGCGGCGGCACTTCCGCGACCGCGGCTGGGCGATCCACGTC encodes:
- a CDS encoding ANTAR domain-containing response regulator; the encoded protein is MTTDGLSILAADEDHEALERLGALLRELGHRVTAYAISVAEVAEKVLSDDPDVSIVVLHEDDDHALALIEELGASASGPVVALTLRDDPDFVARAADRGIAAYTQPATPDAIQSAIELALRRHAELTRLETKVDQLEGALERRAVIERAKGILMERHDVDQAAAFERLRTHARAARRRVVDVARDVADGELDLP